GCTGTCGGTCGCCCAGTACTACGTGGAGCGCCGCTACGCCCGGGGCGCCAACCGCACCCCGCCGCCCACCCCGCTCCAGCGCGTCCGGCGCTTCGTCCGCAACCTGCGCGCGGCGGCGGCCCAACGCAACCAGCCCGTCACGCCCCTCAAGACCCTGGGAGACAGCCGATGAGTGACGTGATGGTGGACGTCCACGGCGTCCACAAGAGCTTCGGCCCGCTGGAGGTGCTGCGCGGCGTCGACCTCCAGGTCCGCGCCGGCCAGGTCACGGTGATCCTCGGCCCGTCCGGCTCCGGGAAGTCCACGCTGTTGCGCACGATCAACCACCTGGAGAAGGTCAACAGCGGCTGGATCAGCATCGACGGTGAGCTCATCGGCTACCGCCGCTCCGGGGACAAGCTGCACGAGCTGAAGGAGAAGGACGTTCTGAAGCAGCGCACCAACATCGGGTTCGTCTTCCAGAACTTCAACCTCTTCCCCCATCTGACCGTGCTGGACAACCTCGTCGAGGCGCCCGTCTCCGCGCTGCGCCGGCCGCGCAAGGAGGCGGAGGAGACCGCCCGCCGACTGCTGGAGCGGGTCGGACTCGCCGACAAGACCGACGCCTACCCGCGGCAGCTCTCCGGCGGCCAGCAGCAGCGCGTGGCCATCGCCCGCGCACTCGCCCTCGAACCCAAGGTGCTGCTCTTCGACGAGCCCACCTCGGCGCTCGATCCGGAACTGGTCGGCGAAGTCCTCGACGTCATCAAGGACTTGGCCGGCACGGGAACCACCATGATCGTCGTGACCCACGAGATCGGCTTCGCCCGCGAGGTCGCCGACACCGTGGTGTTCATGGACGACGGTGTGGTCGTGGAGCAGGGGCGGCCCGCGGCCGTGCTGGACGCCCCGCGGCACGAGCGCACCCGCGCCTTCCTCTCCAAGGTC
The nucleotide sequence above comes from Streptomyces sp. NL15-2K. Encoded proteins:
- a CDS encoding amino acid ABC transporter ATP-binding protein — its product is MSDVMVDVHGVHKSFGPLEVLRGVDLQVRAGQVTVILGPSGSGKSTLLRTINHLEKVNSGWISIDGELIGYRRSGDKLHELKEKDVLKQRTNIGFVFQNFNLFPHLTVLDNLVEAPVSALRRPRKEAEETARRLLERVGLADKTDAYPRQLSGGQQQRVAIARALALEPKVLLFDEPTSALDPELVGEVLDVIKDLAGTGTTMIVVTHEIGFAREVADTVVFMDDGVVVEQGRPAAVLDAPRHERTRAFLSKVL